A genomic segment from Pseudosulfitobacter sp. DSM 107133 encodes:
- the mazG gene encoding nucleoside triphosphate pyrophosphohydrolase, whose protein sequence is MTNDLIHDETAGIERLLEIMRRLRDPETGCPWDIEQDFDSIAPYTIEEAYEVADAIERRDWSELEGELGDLLLQSVYHTAMGEEAGHFTFQSVVRNISNKMVTRHPHVFGEESRDKSAEQQTVDWEAIKARERAGKAQRGTLDGVAIGLPALMRAVKLQKRAARVGFDWPDTGQVIDKITEEAGELVEARETLSHAEVTEEYGDLLFVMANLGRHLGVDPEEALRAANAKFTRRFEGVERRLADMGKTPDQSDLAEMDSLWDAEKAAEKAQKPQ, encoded by the coding sequence ATGACCAACGACCTGATCCACGACGAAACAGCGGGGATCGAACGTTTGTTAGAGATCATGCGCCGTCTGCGCGATCCCGAAACCGGCTGCCCGTGGGATATCGAGCAGGATTTCGACAGTATCGCGCCCTATACCATCGAAGAAGCTTACGAGGTCGCCGATGCCATAGAACGCCGCGACTGGTCCGAGTTGGAGGGCGAATTGGGCGATCTGCTGCTGCAATCGGTCTATCACACCGCCATGGGCGAGGAAGCGGGGCATTTCACCTTTCAATCGGTGGTGCGCAACATCAGCAACAAGATGGTGACGCGGCACCCGCATGTGTTCGGTGAAGAAAGCCGCGACAAATCCGCCGAACAGCAAACGGTGGATTGGGAGGCGATCAAGGCGCGCGAGCGCGCGGGCAAGGCACAGCGCGGCACGCTGGACGGGGTGGCCATTGGCCTGCCTGCCCTGATGCGGGCGGTCAAGCTGCAAAAGCGGGCGGCGCGTGTGGGCTTTGACTGGCCCGACACAGGTCAGGTGATCGACAAGATCACCGAAGAGGCCGGCGAACTGGTCGAGGCCCGCGAGACGTTGAGCCACGCCGAGGTCACCGAAGAATACGGCGATCTGTTGTTTGTCATGGCAAATCTGGGCCGCCATCTGGGTGTCGACCCCGAAGAAGCGCTGCGTGCGGCCAATGCCAAGTTTACACGGCGGTTTGAAGGGGTCGAACGGCGTCTGGCGGATATGGGCAAAACGCCGGATCAAAGCGATCTGGCCGAAATGGATTCGCTGTGGGATGCAGAGAAGGCTGCCGAGAAGGCGCAGAAGCCTCAGTAA
- a CDS encoding nucleoside hydrolase produces the protein MPPRKIIIDTDPGQDDAVAILLALGSPDEIDVLGITAVAGNVPLALTEKNARIICELAGRPDLPVYAGCDRPLGRPLVTAEHVHGKTGLDGPSLPDPTMPLQEQHAVDYIIDTIRAHEAGTVTLCPLGPLTNIATALQRAPDIAEKIQQIVLMGGAYFEVGNITPAAEFNIYVDPQAADIVFNSGIDIVVMPLDVTHKALVTAERNDAFRALGTPVGIAVAQMTEFFERFDKEKYGSAGAPLHDPCVTAYLIRPDLFSGRHVNVQVETTSELTMGMTVADWWRVTDRAPNATFIGDLDADGFFALLTERIARL, from the coding sequence ATGCCCCCCCGCAAAATCATCATCGACACCGACCCCGGACAGGACGACGCCGTGGCGATCCTGCTGGCACTCGGCAGCCCTGACGAGATCGACGTGCTGGGCATCACGGCTGTTGCCGGCAACGTGCCGCTGGCGCTGACCGAAAAGAACGCGCGTATCATTTGCGAACTGGCCGGACGGCCCGACCTTCCCGTCTATGCCGGTTGCGACCGCCCGCTGGGCCGTCCACTGGTGACGGCAGAGCACGTGCATGGCAAGACCGGACTGGATGGCCCGTCGCTGCCTGATCCAACCATGCCCCTGCAAGAGCAGCACGCGGTGGATTACATCATCGACACGATCCGCGCCCATGAGGCGGGCACCGTTACCCTGTGCCCGCTGGGGCCGCTGACCAACATCGCCACGGCCCTGCAACGCGCGCCGGATATTGCCGAAAAGATCCAGCAGATCGTGTTGATGGGCGGTGCCTATTTCGAGGTGGGCAACATCACCCCGGCGGCTGAATTCAACATTTACGTTGACCCGCAAGCCGCTGATATTGTGTTTAACTCTGGTATCGACATCGTGGTGATGCCACTGGATGTGACGCACAAGGCACTGGTCACAGCCGAACGCAACGACGCATTCCGTGCCCTTGGCACGCCGGTGGGCATCGCCGTGGCGCAAATGACCGAATTCTTTGAACGGTTCGACAAGGAAAAATACGGCAGCGCCGGTGCGCCCCTGCACGACCCTTGTGTCACCGCCTATCTGATCCGCCCCGACCTGTTCTCGGGGCGTCACGTCAACGTGCAGGTCGAGACCACCTCCGAGCTGACCATGGGCATGACCGTCGCCGACTGGTGGCGCGTCACCGATCGTGCGCCCAATGCCACCTTTATCGGGGATCTGGACGCCGATGGCTTCTTTGCCCTGCTGACAGAACGGATCGCACGACTATGA
- a CDS encoding M20 aminoacylase family protein: MAVVNRIADFAPQMAQWRQHLHSIPELGRACHKTAAFVAERLREFGVDEIHEGFAETGIVAIINGQGAGPTIGLRADMDGLPITEATGLPYASTHAGRMHACGHDGHTTMLLGAAKYLCETRNFAGRVALIFQPDEEATGGAEAMVQEGIMDTFDIGEVYGIHNVPGFDEGTFHARSGPLLAAADTFHIHLTGRGGHGAQPQDSVDPVVCAASITQALQTIVSRNIEAGQQLVVSVTQIHTGTVDNVIPETAYLNGTVRTFTPEMRDLAERRMNEIVAGQAASFGLSAKVDYVRGYPPTVNHARGVEVAARAARDVSGDAAVDVDSPANMGAEDFAYMLEARPGAYFFMGIGEGAGLHHPEYNFNDAAAPVGASFFARLVETAQPVKGA; the protein is encoded by the coding sequence ATGGCCGTCGTCAACCGTATCGCCGATTTCGCACCGCAAATGGCGCAGTGGCGGCAGCATTTGCACAGCATTCCCGAACTGGGCCGCGCCTGTCACAAGACGGCGGCTTTTGTGGCCGAGCGGCTGCGTGAATTCGGTGTCGACGAGATTCACGAAGGATTTGCCGAAACAGGTATCGTGGCGATCATCAACGGGCAGGGCGCGGGGCCGACCATTGGTCTGCGCGCCGATATGGACGGCTTGCCGATCACCGAGGCGACGGGGCTGCCCTATGCCAGCACCCACGCGGGGCGCATGCACGCCTGTGGTCACGATGGCCACACCACCATGCTGCTGGGGGCCGCGAAATATCTGTGCGAGACGCGCAATTTCGCGGGCCGCGTGGCGCTGATCTTCCAGCCCGACGAAGAAGCGACCGGCGGCGCCGAGGCGATGGTGCAAGAGGGGATCATGGACACTTTCGACATCGGCGAGGTCTATGGCATCCACAACGTCCCCGGCTTTGACGAGGGCACGTTTCACGCCCGATCCGGCCCGCTGCTGGCGGCGGCGGACACGTTTCACATTCACCTGACGGGGCGCGGTGGCCACGGGGCGCAGCCGCAAGATTCGGTTGATCCGGTGGTCTGTGCGGCGTCGATCACGCAGGCGCTGCAAACCATCGTCAGCCGGAATATCGAGGCTGGGCAACAGCTTGTGGTGTCGGTCACACAGATCCACACCGGTACGGTTGATAACGTGATCCCCGAAACTGCCTATCTGAACGGCACGGTGCGCACCTTCACGCCCGAAATGCGCGATCTGGCAGAGCGGCGGATGAACGAGATTGTCGCAGGGCAGGCAGCCAGTTTCGGGCTGAGTGCCAAGGTCGATTATGTGCGCGGCTATCCCCCCACGGTCAACCACGCGCGTGGTGTCGAAGTTGCGGCCCGTGCCGCGCGCGATGTGTCGGGTGACGCGGCGGTGGACGTGGACAGCCCCGCCAACATGGGCGCCGAAGACTTTGCCTATATGCTGGAGGCCCGCCCCGGCGCCTATTTCTTTATGGGCATTGGTGAGGGTGCGGGGCTGCACCACCCCGAGTACAATTTCAACGACGCAGCCGCGCCGGTGGGCGCATCGTTTTTTGCGCGTCTGGTCGAGACGGCGCAGCCAGTGAAGGGGGCGTAA
- a CDS encoding GNAT family N-acetyltransferase produces MSAALTLATSDHLDALLALVERFHDEEGIDSTPDSRHAGVAPLLDGIPHGAAYLIGPPRAPIGYIIICFGWSVEFAGMDGFVDELYIRPGVRGRGVATEVLMALPRALAQGGLKALHLEVDTTNDTARRLYKRAGFKMRDGYHLMTQML; encoded by the coding sequence ATGAGCGCCGCACTCACCCTGGCCACCTCGGACCATCTGGATGCTCTGCTGGCGCTGGTTGAACGCTTCCACGACGAGGAAGGTATCGACAGCACGCCCGACAGCCGCCACGCAGGCGTCGCCCCGTTGCTGGACGGCATCCCGCACGGGGCCGCCTATCTGATCGGCCCGCCGCGTGCGCCCATTGGTTATATCATCATCTGTTTCGGCTGGTCGGTCGAATTTGCGGGCATGGACGGGTTTGTTGATGAACTCTACATCCGCCCCGGTGTGCGCGGGCGCGGTGTGGCGACCGAGGTGCTGATGGCCCTGCCCCGTGCGCTGGCCCAGGGTGGCCTGAAAGCACTGCATCTGGAAGTGGATACCACCAACGACACAGCGCGACGCCTGTACAAACGGGCCGGATTCAAAATGCGCGACGGCTATCACCTGATGACACAGATGCTTTAG